The stretch of DNA GAGCTGCACGTCGATCAATCGAACGATCGTTTCGCCGGCGCCGCCCTGGGACTCGGTACCGTCTGGCGCGACTACCGGATCGACTACGCCATCAGCTCCATGGGCGCTCTGGGCGTTCTCAATCGCTTTACCCTTTCGGGCAGCTTTTAACCGGCATATAAGCCGGCCGTGCCCCCTAACAAGGGTCATACCATGAACCCGGATCAACCGCACCCTGTTACCGTACCCGCCCTGATTGATTACAAACGACGCGGCGACAAGATCGTCGCGCTTACGGCCTATGATGCCCTCTTTGCCCGGTTGCTTGAGGAGTCGGGTATCGATGTAATTCTGGTCGGGGATTCTGCCGCGCAGGTCTGCGCCGGCCGCGAATCGACCCTGCCGATGACCATGGAGGAGGCGCTTTACCACAGCCGCATGGTGCGCCGCGGCGTGCGGACGGCCCTGCTGGTTGCGGATATGCCCTTTCTTTCCTATCAGGTTTCCGCAGAGGAGGCCTTGCGTAATGCCGGCCGCTTCTTCAAGGAGGCGGAAGTCGATGCAGTCAAGCTTGAAGGCGGCATAACCATCGCCGGCACGGTTCGGCAACTGGTCCAGGCCGGCATGCCGGTCATGGGGCATCTCGGGTTGACGCCGCAGTCGGTGCACCGGTTTGGGGGCTACCCCGTGCAGGCGACCGAGACCTGGGCGGCGGAGCAGCTCCGCGTCGATGCCCAGGCGCTGCAACAAGCCGGCATCTTCGCGTTGGTGCTGGAGAAGATCCCAGCGGAGCTGGCCCGAAAGGTCACCGCTGAGCTGGAGGTGCCGACCATCGGAATCGGGGCCGGCCCGCATTGCGACGGGCAGATTCTGGTCACCCACGACATGCTTGGGCTCTTTGAAGCGTTCCGTCCCAAATTCGTGCGTCGCTACGCCGAGCTGGCCGCGGTCGTACGCCAGGCCTGCGGCCGCTACGCGGAGGAGGTACGCAGCGGCGCCTTCCCCGGCCCCGACGAAAGTTATTGAACTGTAGAGGAGCAGGTGGATGTCCGATTCCGCTCTCACCGTGATCGTCCGCCCCGAGGAAATGCGGGCCCAGGCTGATCTTTGGCGCAGCCAAGGTTTGACAATCGCCCTAGTGCCGACCATGGGATTTCTCCATGAGGGTCATGCCAGTCTCATCCGGCGCGCGCGCGAGCTGGCGGACCGCGTCGTCGTCAGCATTTTCGTCAATCCGATCCAATTCGGCCCGAATGAGGATTTCGCCGCTTACCCCCGCGATCTCGAGAAGGACAAGGCGCTCGTCACCCGGGAGGGGACGGATCTCCTCTTCGTGCCCGAAGCAGCCGATCTCTATCCCTCCGGATTTCAGACCAGCGTCCACGTGGAGCGACTCACCGCGGGGCTCTGCGGCGCCTCCCGCCCCGGCCATTTTGACGGAGTGACGACGGTGGTCACCCTTCTCTTCCATCTCGCCAAACCGCACATCGCCGTCTTCGGGGCCAAGGATTACCAACAGGCCGCTGTCGTGCGGCGGATGACCCGGGATCTCTGCTTCGGCATTGCGATTGAGGTCGCCCCGATTGTACGCGAGTCCTCCGGACTGGCCATGAGTTCTCGCAACAGCTATCTCTCAGCGCAGCAGCGCGCCGAAGCCACAGTGCTTTACCATGCCCTGCGCCTCGCGGAAGCACTGGTCCGGAGCGGAGAACGGGATGCCGGCCAAATTATCGCCGCGATGCGGATTCTCATCGATGGAATAGCCTCCAGCCGGATCGACTATATCGCCCTCGTCGATCCCGATACCCTGGAGCCCGTCCAGCACATTGTCGCAGACGTCCAGGCCTTGCTCGCTGTCTATATCGGCCGGACGCGGCTGATCGATAACATGCGGCTTGCCGTTAAAAATGACTGATGGGAAAACCCCAAAAAAGCCAAATTAATTGTTGTTTTTCTCGCTATTTTTTATATCTTTATTGATATCAAATCTTTATTTGGGGGTGGGGCGGTATCGCGCGGCAAATAATTACGGGTTAATGGGAAGGAAAAAGGCAGTGAACAAGAGAGCATTTGCCACCAGAAAAGTGTACGTCAAACGGCCTGCGAACCAAAAGCCGGCACGGAGTTCGAGTCCCGCCGCCGGCTTTTTCAAAAAGGGCGGCAAAGACATTCTCATTTGGGGGCTCCTGGTCGTTAATATCGTCCTCATCGCCTCCCTGGTGAAAAAGATCGTGCTGCCAGCCGGCGGTACGCCGACCACCATCGTTAACAGCAGCACCACCAGCGTTGCCGTGCTCAACGGCTGCGGCGTCAAGGGCGTCGCCAACGTCTTCGCCGATGCCCTGCGCGAGAAACAGTACAATGTCGTCGCAGTTGGAAATGCGGAAACTTTCGATTACGAAAAATCGGTCCTGATCAATCGCGGGCAGGTCGAGAACAAGGAGGTCGAGCGGATTGCCTCGATTGTGGGCGTTTCCCGCGACCGCATCCTGACCATCGAAAGCAAAACCGCACAAAGCGATGTCGAATTTGTCGTCGGCGCTGATTACAAGGATCTGCGCGCATACCGCAAAAAACATTGATTCCGGCAGACCTCCCTGCAAGGGGAGGTCTGATCCTT from bacterium encodes:
- the panB gene encoding 3-methyl-2-oxobutanoate hydroxymethyltransferase, which translates into the protein MNPDQPHPVTVPALIDYKRRGDKIVALTAYDALFARLLEESGIDVILVGDSAAQVCAGRESTLPMTMEEALYHSRMVRRGVRTALLVADMPFLSYQVSAEEALRNAGRFFKEAEVDAVKLEGGITIAGTVRQLVQAGMPVMGHLGLTPQSVHRFGGYPVQATETWAAEQLRVDAQALQQAGIFALVLEKIPAELARKVTAELEVPTIGIGAGPHCDGQILVTHDMLGLFEAFRPKFVRRYAELAAVVRQACGRYAEEVRSGAFPGPDESY
- the panC gene encoding pantoate--beta-alanine ligase, giving the protein MSDSALTVIVRPEEMRAQADLWRSQGLTIALVPTMGFLHEGHASLIRRARELADRVVVSIFVNPIQFGPNEDFAAYPRDLEKDKALVTREGTDLLFVPEAADLYPSGFQTSVHVERLTAGLCGASRPGHFDGVTTVVTLLFHLAKPHIAVFGAKDYQQAAVVRRMTRDLCFGIAIEVAPIVRESSGLAMSSRNSYLSAQQRAEATVLYHALRLAEALVRSGERDAGQIIAAMRILIDGIASSRIDYIALVDPDTLEPVQHIVADVQALLAVYIGRTRLIDNMRLAVKND
- a CDS encoding LytR C-terminal domain-containing protein translates to MNKRAFATRKVYVKRPANQKPARSSSPAAGFFKKGGKDILIWGLLVVNIVLIASLVKKIVLPAGGTPTTIVNSSTTSVAVLNGCGVKGVANVFADALREKQYNVVAVGNAETFDYEKSVLINRGQVENKEVERIASIVGVSRDRILTIESKTAQSDVEFVVGADYKDLRAYRKKH